Proteins co-encoded in one Malus domestica chromosome 09, GDT2T_hap1 genomic window:
- the LOC114827100 gene encoding G-type lectin S-receptor-like serine/threonine-protein kinase At4g03230 encodes MMFLRGRLTRSNYVVTWFANRMLFSIFVSYAVAVLLCSSHPFCCARDTVTYDTPITDGVESETLVSSGGRFELGFFSPSPEGTQRYVGIWYHQPSPRTVVWVANREKPVDNSTGNGSLALQDGNLHVLDAAGKRYWSTEVETSESLTQTVTLMDSGNLVLSSGHDKLAVNILWQSFQSPTDTFIPGMLMDKSLVLTSWRGEDDPKSGQFIFKKDPVGEDQYVITKSKSDLESILYWKGGERATDAFYSFDQMLPAVTYLLSNFSKKYVERNYPKIFGSPSQNSYKNIAIPPQSEYKYTRLVINITGEIQFLRWIEYTKQWNLNWSAPRDECSVLNACGNFGSCNDNNMPFLSKCLPGFKPLYLEKWNSGDFSDGCARKSALCNKNDTFLSLKKMKVGNPDSEINVDNETECRNVCLNRCRCKAYSYAKSENNSYRREASTSLCRIWNVGDLNNLEEEYNNMGQDLCVRVALSDLESTVRDCKPCGTTIIPYPLSTRLGCGDPLYFRFKCNYFTGQVSFVGPNDALFRVISINSSTQRFFIQGFHTENVDNSDPRNRAAKQINPSFPFKVISPGNADPGNFSSEVLSSGGPKVVEMGWELPMEPTCTTSADCRDWAHSICKRARDGKKRCLCETNFRWNDLLLRCTQEGHLLGPPKEEHTRRKLPLSLIIVAMLLSVIFLACIVISIYIWRRNMNNVCTILDQFRNY; translated from the exons ATGATGTTTCTCAGAGGGAGGTTAACAAGATCAAATTACGTCGTTACATGGTTTGCGAATCGCATGCTGTTTTCCATCTTCGTTTCTTATGCAGTAGCGGTCTTGTTGTGCTCATCTCACCCATTTTGCTGTGCTAGAGATACAGTAACATACGACACTCCAATTACCGACGGTGTTGAATCAGAAACTCTTGTTTCGTCTGGTGGAAGATTTGAACTCGGATTCTTTAGCCCTTCACCTGAAGGGACTCAAAGATATGTTGGCATATGGTATCACCAACCGAGTCCGAGGACAGTGGTATGGGTTGCCAACAGAGAAAAGCCAGTTGACAATTCCACTGGTAATGGAAGTCTTGCACTCCAAGATGGTAACCTCCATGTGTTGGATGCTGCTGGAAAGAGGTACTGGTCAACGGAGGTTGAAACATCCGAGTCTTTGACGCAGACTGTGACGCTCATGGATTCCGGGAACCTTGTTCTAAGCAGTGGTCATGATAAGTTGGCAGTGAATATTCTGTGGCAGAGCTTTCAAAGTCCAACCGATACATTCATTCCTGGGATGTTAATGGATAAAAGCTTGGTGTTGACTTCATGGAGAGGCGAAGATGACCCGAAAAGCGGGCAATTCATCTTCAAAAAAGATCCAGTTGGAGAGGACCAGTATGTCATCACAAAATCAAAATCAGATTTAGAATCGATTCTGTACTGGAAAGGCGGAGAACGGGCAACTGATGCATTTTACAGCTTTGATCAAATGCTTCCTGCGGTTACTTACTTACTATCAAATTTCAGCAAGAAATATGTTGAAAGAAATTACCCCAAGATTTTCGGTTCTCCGAGTCAAAACTCTTATAAAAATATAGCAATTCCGCCACAATCAGAATACAAATATACAAGGTTGGTGATTAACATTACTGGAGAGATACAGTTTCTGAGGTGGATTGAATACACAAAGCAGTGGAATTTGAATTGGTCAGCGCCAAGAGATGAATGCAGTGTGCTTAATGCTTGCGGAAACTTTGGCAGCTGCAATGATAATAATATGCCGTTTCTGAGCAAATGTTTGCCAGGTTTCAAACCCCTGTATCTAGAGAAGTGGAATTCTGGAGACTTTTCAGATGGATGCGCAAGAAAGTCCGCATTATGCAACAAGAATGATACCTTCTTGAgcttgaagaagatgaaagtgGGAAACCCAGATTCAGAAATCAACGTTGACAATGAAACAGAATGCAGGAACGTGTGCTTAAATAGGTGCCGGTGCAAGGCTTATTCATATGCTAAATCTGAAAACAATAGTTATCGAAGGGAAGCGAGTACTTCATTGTGCAGAATATGGAACGTGGGAGATCTAAATAATCTTGAAGAAGAGTATAACAATATGGGCCAAGACCTCTGTGTTCGTGTTGCGTTGTCTGATTTAG AATCAACTGTAAGAGACTGCAAGCCTTGCGGCACAACCATCATCCCTTATCCCCTGAGCACAAGACTGGGTTGCGGTGACCCTTTGTACTTCCGTTTCAAGTGCAACTACTTCACAGGTCAGGTTAGCTTTGTGGGACCGAATGACGCCTTGTTTAGAGTTATTAGCATAAACTCAAGTACCCAGAGATTTTTCATCCAAGGCTTCCATACCGAAAATGTAGATAACAGTGATCCTAGAAACAGAGCGGCTAAGCAGATCAATCCATCGTTTCCATTTAAAGTAATCAGTCCAGGTAATGCTGACCCGGGTAATTTTAGTTCTGAAGTACTGTCATCCGGAGGTCCTAAAGTAGTGGAGATGGGTTGGGAGCTACCAATGGAACCAACCTGCACAACATCTGCAGACTGCAGGGATTGGGCACATTCAATTTGCAAGCGTGCACGAGATGGAAAGAAAAGATGCCTGTGCGAAACCAATTTTCGATGGAATGACTTGTTATTAAGATGTACTCAAG AAGGTCATCTTCTAGGGCCACCAAAAGAAGAGCATACGAGAAGAAAATTGCCATTGTCCCTGATAATTGTAGCGATGCTTTTAAGTGTGATTTTTCTGGCCTGCATCGTCATTTCCATTTATATATGGCGAAGAAATATGAacaatgtttgtaccatacttgaccaattccgaaactactga